From Microbacterium sp. LWH11-1.2, one genomic window encodes:
- the infB gene encoding translation initiation factor IF-2 — protein sequence MAGKPRVHEIAAELGVDSKVALAKLKELGEFVKSPSSTIEPPVARKLRAAIEADGSLKAGADAAPAAKPAAKPAAKQAPTPGPKPGPKPAPEAPAPAAPAPEAPAPAAETPAPAAEPAPAKSDDGGAPKPGAPRPGNNPFSSSQGMGQRPAGPRPGNNPFASAQGMGQRPSPTPGNIPRPQAPRPGAPRPGAPRPGSPRPGGAGRPGGGGRPGGAPFQQRPGGPGRPGGAGGPGGAGGPGARPGGGFAGRPGGGGGRGRGPGGGTAGAFGKGGGKSKQRKSRRAKRQEFEMRSAPVVGGVNVTRGNGEIIRMRRGASIADFADKIETLTGYTVQPGTLVTILFNLGEMATATESLDEATFEVLGAELGYKIQMVSPEDEDKELLEGFGLNLEQELEEESEDDLEIRPPVVTVMGHVDHGKTRLLDAIRQTNVIEGEAGGITQHIGAYQVWTEHEGIERAITFIDTPGHEAFTAMRARGAQVTDLAILVVAADDGIMPQTVEALNHAQAANVPIVVAVNKVDKPDANPSKVRQQLTEYGLVAEEFGGDVMFVDVSARANTGIQDLLDAVLLTADAGLDLTANPNKAARGVAIEAKLDKGRGSVATVLIQSGTLRVGDAIVAGTAYGRVRAMADENGEQVLEAYPSRPVQVQGLNSVPRAGDVFIVTDEDRMARQIAEKREAVERNAQLAKARKRISLEDFTRALEEGKVESLNLIIKGDVSGAVEALEESLLKIEVDDSVQLRIIHRGVGAITESDVNLATIDNAIIVGFNVRPDTKARERAQREGVDIRFYSVIYNAIDEIESSLKGMLKPEFEEVQSGVAEIREVFRSSKFGNIAGVIVRSGTITRNAKARVIRDGVVVADGLAIESLRRFKDDVTEVRTDYEAGIGLGKFNDIQIGDEIETTELVEKPRG from the coding sequence GTGGCTGGTAAACCACGCGTACATGAGATCGCCGCCGAACTCGGCGTCGACAGCAAGGTCGCTCTTGCAAAGCTCAAGGAACTCGGCGAGTTCGTGAAGAGCCCGTCCTCGACCATCGAACCGCCGGTGGCGCGCAAGCTGCGTGCGGCGATCGAGGCCGACGGCTCGCTCAAGGCCGGTGCGGATGCCGCGCCTGCGGCCAAGCCCGCAGCGAAGCCCGCCGCCAAGCAGGCTCCGACCCCGGGCCCCAAGCCCGGCCCGAAGCCCGCCCCCGAGGCTCCCGCTCCGGCGGCCCCCGCTCCGGAAGCACCTGCTCCCGCTGCGGAGACCCCCGCTCCGGCGGCCGAGCCGGCACCGGCGAAGTCCGATGACGGCGGCGCCCCGAAGCCCGGTGCCCCGCGCCCCGGCAACAACCCGTTCTCCTCTTCGCAGGGGATGGGCCAGCGTCCGGCGGGTCCCCGTCCGGGCAACAACCCCTTCGCTTCCGCGCAGGGCATGGGCCAGCGCCCGAGCCCGACGCCCGGAAACATCCCGCGCCCGCAGGCGCCTCGCCCCGGCGCTCCGCGTCCGGGCGCCCCGCGCCCCGGTTCCCCGCGTCCAGGTGGCGCAGGTCGCCCCGGTGGTGGCGGTCGTCCCGGCGGCGCACCGTTCCAGCAGCGTCCCGGCGGCCCCGGTCGTCCCGGCGGCGCCGGTGGACCCGGTGGTGCAGGCGGCCCCGGTGCACGTCCCGGTGGCGGTTTCGCCGGTCGTCCCGGTGGTGGCGGCGGCCGTGGCCGCGGTCCCGGCGGTGGTACCGCCGGTGCCTTCGGCAAGGGTGGCGGCAAGAGCAAGCAGCGCAAGTCGCGGCGGGCGAAGCGGCAGGAATTCGAGATGCGGAGCGCCCCGGTCGTCGGTGGCGTCAACGTCACCCGTGGCAACGGGGAGATCATCCGCATGCGTCGCGGTGCATCCATCGCGGACTTCGCCGACAAGATCGAGACGCTGACCGGCTACACCGTGCAGCCGGGAACCCTCGTCACCATCCTCTTCAACCTCGGCGAGATGGCCACGGCCACCGAGTCGCTGGACGAGGCGACCTTCGAGGTCCTGGGTGCCGAGCTCGGCTACAAGATCCAGATGGTCTCGCCCGAGGACGAGGACAAGGAGCTCCTCGAGGGCTTCGGTCTCAACCTCGAGCAGGAGCTGGAGGAGGAGAGCGAGGACGACCTCGAGATCCGTCCGCCGGTCGTCACCGTCATGGGTCACGTCGACCACGGTAAGACGCGCCTTCTCGACGCGATCCGCCAGACCAACGTCATCGAGGGTGAGGCCGGAGGCATCACCCAGCACATCGGTGCCTACCAGGTGTGGACGGAGCACGAGGGCATCGAGCGTGCCATCACGTTCATCGACACCCCCGGTCACGAGGCGTTCACCGCCATGCGTGCCCGTGGTGCGCAGGTCACGGACCTCGCGATCCTCGTGGTCGCGGCCGACGACGGCATCATGCCGCAGACGGTGGAGGCCCTGAACCACGCCCAGGCGGCGAACGTGCCGATCGTGGTCGCCGTGAACAAGGTCGACAAGCCCGACGCCAACCCGTCCAAGGTGCGCCAGCAGCTCACCGAGTACGGTCTGGTCGCGGAGGAGTTCGGTGGCGACGTCATGTTCGTCGACGTCTCGGCGCGAGCCAACACCGGCATCCAGGACCTCCTGGATGCGGTGCTGCTCACCGCCGACGCCGGTCTCGACCTGACGGCCAACCCGAACAAGGCCGCTCGCGGTGTCGCCATCGAGGCGAAGCTCGACAAGGGTCGCGGTTCGGTCGCCACGGTGCTCATCCAGTCCGGAACGCTCCGGGTCGGCGACGCGATCGTCGCGGGTACGGCCTACGGACGCGTGCGTGCGATGGCCGACGAGAACGGCGAGCAGGTCCTCGAGGCCTACCCGTCGCGTCCCGTGCAGGTGCAGGGTCTGAACTCCGTGCCGCGCGCCGGCGACGTGTTCATCGTCACCGACGAGGACCGCATGGCCCGTCAGATCGCTGAGAAGCGTGAAGCGGTCGAGCGCAACGCTCAGCTGGCCAAGGCCCGCAAGCGCATCTCGCTCGAGGACTTCACCCGTGCACTCGAAGAGGGCAAGGTCGAGTCGCTCAACCTCATCATCAAGGGCGACGTGTCGGGTGCTGTCGAGGCGCTCGAGGAGTCGCTCCTCAAGATCGAGGTCGACGACTCGGTGCAGCTGCGCATCATCCACCGCGGAGTCGGTGCGATCACCGAGTCCGACGTGAACCTCGCGACGATCGACAACGCGATCATCGTGGGCTTCAACGTGCGTCCCGACACGAAGGCGCGTGAGCGCGCTCAGCGCGAGGGCGTCGACATCCGGTTCTACTCGGTGATCTACAACGCCATCGATGAGATCGAGAGCTCGCTCAAGGGCATGCTCAAGCCGGAGTTCGAAGAGGTCCAGTCGGGCGTCGCCGAGATCCGCGAGGTCTTCCGCTCGTCGAAGTTCGGCAACATCGCCGGTGTCATCGTGCGGTCGGGAACGATCACGCGAAACGCCAAGGCACGTGTCATCCGCGACGGTGTCGTGGTGGCCGATGGCCTCGCCATCGAGTCGCTGCGCCGCTTCAAGGACGACGTCACCGAGGTTCGCACGGACTACGAGGCCGGTATCGGTCTCGGCAAGTTCAACGACATCCAGATCGGTGACGAGATCGAGACGACCGAGCTCGTCGAGAAGCCTCGCGGCTGA
- a CDS encoding YlxR family protein gives MEPVRTCVGCRTRAPRSSLLRVVSQNNVLVIDERAVLPGRGAWLHPTQECMDAALRRRAFGRALRVSTQLDTRNFEQHPPRNKG, from the coding sequence ATGGAACCCGTACGAACGTGCGTCGGTTGTCGCACGCGTGCTCCCCGCTCCTCTCTTCTCAGAGTGGTGTCCCAGAACAACGTGCTCGTCATCGACGAGCGTGCCGTTCTGCCGGGGAGAGGCGCGTGGCTGCATCCGACACAGGAATGCATGGATGCCGCTCTGCGGCGTCGCGCATTCGGACGAGCACTGCGCGTGTCCACTCAGCTGGACACGCGGAACTTCGAACAGCACCCACCAAGAAACAAAGGCTGA
- the nusA gene encoding transcription termination factor NusA, with protein sequence MDIELSLLRGIEKEKAIPFEELVSIIEQAILTAYSKHVAADGATPEGVRVELDRKSGHVAVLQVVKDEEGAIIGEEDATPDDFGRIAAFAAKQVISQRLRDIADDVVLGDFKDKEGDIVAGVIQQGPNPRMIHVDLGSVEAILPPEEQVPGEEYTHGSRLRVYVTSVAKGLKGPQITVSRTHPGLVRKLFALEVPEIAAGLVEIVSLAREAGHRTKIAVKANDPSINAKGACIGEMGRRVRAVTEELAGEKIDIVDHDPDLATFVAHALSPAKVTSAFVLDAGTKAVRALVPDYQLSLAIGKEGQNARLAAKLTGAKIDIQPDSVLDD encoded by the coding sequence ATGGACATCGAACTGAGTCTGCTGCGAGGCATCGAGAAGGAGAAGGCGATCCCCTTCGAGGAGCTCGTCTCGATCATCGAGCAGGCGATCCTGACCGCGTACTCCAAGCACGTCGCCGCTGACGGTGCTACGCCCGAGGGCGTCCGCGTCGAGCTCGACCGCAAGTCCGGCCACGTCGCCGTGCTGCAGGTCGTCAAGGACGAAGAGGGCGCCATCATCGGCGAGGAGGACGCGACGCCCGACGACTTCGGCCGCATCGCCGCGTTCGCCGCCAAGCAGGTCATCAGCCAGCGCCTCCGCGACATCGCGGACGACGTCGTGCTGGGCGACTTCAAGGACAAGGAAGGCGACATCGTCGCCGGCGTCATCCAGCAGGGACCGAACCCGCGGATGATCCACGTCGATCTCGGCTCCGTCGAGGCCATCCTGCCTCCCGAGGAGCAGGTTCCGGGCGAGGAGTACACCCACGGATCCCGCCTGCGCGTGTACGTGACCAGCGTCGCGAAGGGGCTGAAGGGTCCGCAGATCACGGTGTCGCGCACCCACCCCGGCCTCGTGCGCAAGCTCTTCGCGCTGGAGGTGCCCGAGATCGCGGCCGGTCTCGTGGAGATCGTCTCGCTCGCCCGCGAGGCCGGGCACCGGACCAAGATCGCGGTGAAGGCCAACGATCCGTCGATCAACGCGAAGGGTGCCTGCATCGGCGAGATGGGGCGCCGCGTCCGCGCGGTGACCGAGGAGCTCGCGGGGGAGAAGATCGACATCGTCGATCACGACCCGGACCTGGCGACCTTCGTGGCGCACGCCCTGTCGCCTGCCAAGGTGACGAGCGCCTTCGTGCTCGACGCCGGCACCAAGGCCGTGCGCGCCCTGGTGCCCGACTACCAGCTGTCGCTCGCGATCGGCAAGGAGGGGCAGAACGCCCGCCTGGCCGCCAAGCTCACCGGAGCCAAGATCGACATCCAGCCCGACAGCGTCCTCGACGACTGA
- a CDS encoding NAD(P)/FAD-dependent oxidoreductase has translation MPTACCHGGSRAAAAKTPQEDHVNSFDTIVIGAGMSGVTAARMLTDAGQRVVVLEGRDRIGGRMNSDRQAGFPVDLGASWIHGIDGSALWRLAQALDIPTLEYTVGSFQVGGRPIENFDGDGRPMDADATARWIADVDEADRLLVEEIAASSPGDTYLDVTERALDRSGLAPERIDEIREFFRHRVEEQCGAWIGDLDAHGLDEDAIDGDEVIFPRGYDELPHRIAAGLDIRLDHVVTHVARSAAGVVVRTSDAEFTADRAVVTVPLGVLKSGSLVFEPALPDAVAGPIDRLGMGVFNKIFLQFPERFWNEESYVIRALGEAGEHWHSWYDVSAVSGIPTLLTFAAGPFGRHMQELPDDEVVADVVRALRVLYGDAVGEPVAHWITHWGEDRFSVGSYSHLALGSSHHDHDELAGPMDDVLHFAGEATWGDEPATVGAAYYSGHRAAERILGRSVDLDAFAAGITAREQTEDR, from the coding sequence GTGCCCACCGCCTGTTGCCACGGCGGCAGCCGCGCCGCCGCGGCGAAGACGCCGCAGGAGGACCACGTGAACTCGTTCGACACCATCGTGATCGGCGCCGGGATGTCGGGCGTCACGGCTGCGCGGATGCTGACGGACGCCGGCCAGCGCGTCGTGGTGCTCGAGGGGCGCGACCGCATCGGCGGACGGATGAACTCGGACCGGCAGGCCGGGTTCCCCGTCGACCTCGGGGCTTCATGGATCCACGGGATCGACGGCTCGGCGCTCTGGCGACTCGCTCAGGCCCTCGATATACCGACGCTGGAGTACACGGTGGGCAGCTTCCAGGTCGGCGGGCGCCCGATCGAGAACTTCGACGGCGACGGCAGACCGATGGATGCCGATGCCACCGCACGATGGATCGCGGATGTCGACGAGGCGGACCGTCTCCTCGTCGAGGAGATCGCGGCGTCCTCGCCCGGCGACACGTATCTGGACGTCACCGAGCGCGCACTCGACCGCTCCGGGCTCGCACCCGAGCGCATCGACGAGATCCGCGAGTTCTTCCGCCACCGCGTCGAGGAGCAGTGCGGCGCGTGGATCGGCGACCTCGACGCTCATGGCCTCGACGAGGACGCGATCGACGGCGACGAGGTGATCTTCCCGCGCGGCTACGACGAGCTGCCGCACCGCATCGCCGCGGGACTCGACATCCGCCTCGACCACGTCGTCACGCACGTCGCGCGGTCGGCGGCCGGAGTCGTCGTCCGCACAAGCGATGCCGAGTTCACCGCTGATCGCGCGGTCGTGACCGTGCCGCTCGGGGTGCTCAAGAGCGGCTCCCTCGTCTTCGAGCCCGCGCTTCCCGATGCCGTCGCCGGCCCCATCGACCGGCTGGGCATGGGCGTCTTCAACAAGATCTTCCTCCAGTTCCCCGAGCGGTTCTGGAACGAGGAGAGCTACGTCATCCGCGCACTCGGCGAAGCCGGTGAGCACTGGCACTCCTGGTACGACGTCTCGGCGGTGAGCGGCATCCCGACCCTGCTCACGTTCGCCGCGGGGCCGTTCGGTCGGCACATGCAGGAGCTCCCGGACGACGAGGTCGTGGCCGACGTGGTCCGTGCGCTGCGGGTCCTCTACGGCGATGCGGTCGGAGAGCCCGTGGCGCACTGGATCACGCACTGGGGTGAGGACCGCTTCTCCGTCGGCTCATACTCCCACCTCGCCCTCGGCTCCTCGCATCACGATCACGACGAGCTCGCCGGTCCCATGGACGACGTGCTGCACTTCGCCGGCGAGGCGACCTGGGGCGATGAGCCCGCGACCGTCGGAGCGGCGTACTACTCGGGGCACCGGGCTGCGGAGCGCATCCTCGGCCGGTCGGTGGATCTCGACGCCTTCGCCGCGGGCATCACTGCGCGCGAGCAGACGGAAGATCGTTGA
- a CDS encoding TIGR00730 family Rossman fold protein yields MTDEPLAETLTAEIDALLDDAGVHDERRLVTRMIRTAIGLGEDDAGRLDLKIASAALAEMRDAFRLFAPFHGVPKVTVFGSARTRQDDPLYLQARDIAAALATDGWMVVTGAGPGIMQAAAEGAGPELSLGVSIRLPFEEKANSLVTGQGQVVAMKYFFTRKLMLVKESSGFICLPGGFGTLDEMFELLTLQQTGKAEPTPIVLLDQPGGTFWQGLQRYIDDTLEPMGVISPGDFDRVVVTDSADKARAEIAGFWRNYDSLRWIGDSLVLRLRNEPTDAEIESLNEQFALMLSSGRIERAAPRRAEVADDDVLHLPRLILHLDQRQVGNLFRLIRAINDLPSARAQ; encoded by the coding sequence ATGACGGACGAACCGCTGGCGGAGACCCTGACCGCCGAGATCGACGCGCTCCTCGACGACGCGGGAGTTCATGACGAACGCAGGCTCGTGACGCGGATGATCCGCACGGCGATCGGTCTCGGTGAGGACGATGCGGGCCGACTGGACCTGAAGATCGCCTCCGCAGCCCTCGCCGAGATGCGCGATGCGTTCCGGCTGTTCGCGCCGTTCCACGGCGTGCCGAAGGTCACGGTCTTCGGATCCGCGCGCACGCGACAGGACGACCCGCTCTACCTGCAGGCTCGCGACATCGCAGCGGCCCTCGCGACCGACGGCTGGATGGTCGTGACCGGAGCGGGTCCAGGGATCATGCAGGCCGCGGCGGAGGGGGCAGGCCCCGAACTCTCGCTCGGCGTCTCGATCCGGCTTCCCTTCGAGGAGAAGGCGAACAGCCTCGTCACGGGTCAGGGTCAGGTCGTCGCGATGAAGTACTTCTTCACGCGCAAGCTGATGCTGGTCAAGGAATCCTCCGGGTTCATCTGCCTGCCCGGAGGTTTCGGGACGCTCGACGAGATGTTCGAGCTCCTCACGCTCCAGCAGACCGGCAAGGCGGAGCCGACGCCCATCGTGCTCCTCGATCAGCCCGGCGGCACGTTCTGGCAGGGCCTGCAGCGCTACATCGACGACACCCTCGAGCCGATGGGCGTCATCTCACCCGGAGACTTCGACCGGGTCGTCGTCACCGACTCCGCGGACAAGGCGCGCGCCGAGATCGCCGGCTTCTGGCGGAACTACGATTCGCTCCGCTGGATCGGCGACTCGCTCGTCCTGCGTCTGCGGAACGAGCCGACGGATGCCGAGATCGAGTCGCTGAACGAGCAGTTCGCGCTGATGCTCTCGTCCGGGCGGATCGAACGAGCGGCGCCCCGGCGGGCCGAGGTCGCCGACGACGACGTGCTGCACCTGCCGCGACTGATCCTGCACCTGGACCAGCGTCAGGTCGGGAACCTGTTCCGGCTCATCCGGGCGATCAACGATCTTCCGTCTGCTCGCGCGCAGTGA
- a CDS encoding proline--tRNA ligase, which yields MVTRLSKFFLRTLREDPAGAEVASHKLLIRAGYIRPQAAGIFAWLPLGLRVKAKIETVVREEMAEAGAQEVHFPALMPREAYEATGRWEEYGDLLFRLQDRKGGDYLLAPTHEEAFTLLVKDLYSSYKDLPLTIYQIQDKYRDEARPRAGLLRGREFTMKDAYSFDASDEGLDASYQSQRDAYERIFQRLGLEYVIVQADAGAMGGSRSEEFLHPTPVGEDTFVRSASGYAANVEAFTTAVPEAIAFDADAAPVIFDSPDTPTIETLVAHTNAHLDGEYTAADTLKNVVLSLTHLDGTRELVIVGIPGDREVDEKRAEVAFAPAEVATATADDFENNPLLVKGYIGPWSPTGAVLGEESATGIRYLVDPRVSEGTSWITGANIDQKHAHSVVAGRDFFADGIVEIANVRAGDPAPDGSGPVELARGMEIGHVFQLGRKYAEALGLKVLNENGKLVTVTMGSYGIGVTRILAIIAELNNDDKGLIWPASVAPFDVQVVAAGRDQVAFDVAEELSAQLESVGLDVLYDDRPKVSPGVKFGDAELVGVPKIVIVGRGAADGQVELWDRSTGERDAISVGDVVERLTR from the coding sequence GTGGTCACTCGTCTCTCGAAATTCTTCCTCCGTACGCTTCGCGAAGACCCTGCCGGTGCAGAGGTCGCGAGCCACAAGCTGCTGATCCGGGCGGGATACATCCGTCCGCAGGCCGCCGGCATCTTCGCGTGGCTGCCACTGGGTCTGCGCGTCAAGGCGAAGATCGAGACCGTCGTGCGCGAGGAGATGGCCGAGGCCGGTGCGCAAGAGGTGCACTTCCCGGCGCTCATGCCGCGCGAGGCGTACGAGGCGACCGGTCGCTGGGAGGAGTACGGCGATCTGCTGTTCCGTCTCCAGGACCGCAAGGGCGGCGACTACCTCCTCGCGCCCACGCACGAGGAGGCCTTCACGCTGCTCGTGAAGGACCTGTACTCGTCGTACAAGGATCTCCCGCTGACGATCTACCAGATCCAGGACAAGTATCGCGACGAGGCGCGCCCGCGCGCAGGTCTGCTCCGCGGTCGCGAGTTCACGATGAAGGACGCCTACTCCTTCGACGCCTCGGATGAGGGGCTCGACGCCAGCTACCAGTCGCAGCGCGACGCGTATGAGCGCATCTTCCAGCGTCTCGGGCTCGAGTACGTCATCGTGCAGGCGGATGCCGGCGCGATGGGCGGCTCGCGCAGCGAGGAGTTCCTGCACCCGACGCCCGTCGGTGAGGACACCTTCGTCCGCAGCGCCAGCGGTTACGCGGCGAACGTCGAGGCCTTCACGACGGCTGTCCCCGAGGCGATCGCGTTCGACGCCGATGCGGCGCCGGTCATCTTCGACTCGCCGGACACCCCGACCATCGAGACGCTCGTCGCGCACACCAATGCACACCTGGACGGCGAGTACACCGCTGCGGACACGCTCAAGAACGTCGTCCTCTCGCTGACGCACCTCGACGGCACCCGCGAACTCGTCATCGTCGGCATCCCCGGCGACCGCGAGGTCGACGAGAAGCGCGCCGAAGTGGCCTTCGCCCCCGCCGAGGTGGCGACGGCCACGGCCGACGACTTCGAGAACAACCCGCTGCTCGTGAAGGGCTACATCGGCCCCTGGTCGCCGACCGGCGCGGTGCTCGGCGAGGAGTCGGCCACCGGCATCCGCTATCTGGTCGACCCGCGCGTCAGCGAGGGCACCAGCTGGATCACCGGCGCGAACATCGACCAGAAGCACGCGCACTCGGTCGTCGCCGGGCGGGACTTCTTCGCAGACGGCATCGTGGAGATCGCGAACGTCCGCGCAGGAGACCCCGCACCCGATGGCTCCGGTCCCGTCGAGCTCGCGCGCGGAATGGAGATCGGGCACGTCTTCCAGCTGGGCCGCAAGTACGCCGAGGCGCTGGGGCTCAAGGTCCTCAACGAGAACGGCAAGCTCGTCACCGTCACCATGGGTTCCTACGGCATCGGCGTGACCCGCATCCTCGCGATCATCGCCGAGCTCAACAACGACGACAAGGGCCTGATCTGGCCGGCATCCGTCGCGCCGTTCGACGTGCAGGTCGTGGCCGCGGGTCGCGACCAGGTCGCCTTCGACGTCGCTGAAGAGCTCTCGGCGCAGCTGGAGAGCGTCGGACTCGACGTGCTGTACGACGATCGACCCAAGGTCTCGCCCGGCGTGAAGTTCGGCGACGCGGAACTCGTCGGCGTGCCCAAGATCGTCATCGTCGGCCGTGGCGCCGCCGATGGGCAGGTCGAGCTCTGGGACCGGAGCACAGGGGAGCGCGACGCGATCTCCGTCGGCGACGTCGTGGAGCGCCTGACCCGCTGA
- a CDS encoding isocitrate lyase/phosphoenolpyruvate mutase family protein, protein MTTAAKAQTLVGLYDAPEILRVVNVWDVVGARAVAALPETKAIATAGHGIAASFGYDDGATPRDLMIDMVGRIAASVQVPVTADLDDGYGDAGETTRLAIGVGIVGANVEDRLKPFDESVAAVESIVKAAEAEGIPFALNARTDAFVRAGHRPVQESIADAIQRGRAYLDAGATAVFVPGLLDANVTRQLVEGIGDRKVSVIGVPGALAASDYEKLGVARISYGPLPQRVALTALQELAVSLYGGGVVPSGLPALN, encoded by the coding sequence ATGACCACTGCAGCCAAGGCCCAGACCCTTGTCGGACTCTATGACGCTCCGGAGATCCTCCGCGTCGTGAACGTGTGGGATGTCGTCGGCGCCCGTGCCGTCGCCGCCCTCCCCGAGACGAAGGCGATCGCCACCGCCGGACACGGCATCGCCGCCTCGTTCGGGTACGACGACGGTGCGACGCCGCGCGACCTCATGATCGACATGGTCGGGCGCATCGCGGCATCCGTCCAGGTCCCTGTCACCGCCGATCTCGACGACGGCTACGGAGATGCGGGGGAGACCACCCGCCTCGCCATCGGCGTCGGCATCGTCGGCGCGAACGTCGAGGACCGGCTCAAGCCGTTCGACGAGTCGGTCGCCGCCGTCGAGTCGATCGTGAAGGCCGCCGAGGCCGAGGGCATCCCGTTCGCGCTCAACGCCCGCACCGATGCTTTCGTCCGCGCGGGTCACCGGCCTGTTCAGGAGAGCATCGCCGATGCGATCCAGCGCGGCCGCGCCTACCTCGACGCGGGAGCGACCGCGGTCTTCGTGCCCGGCCTCCTCGACGCGAACGTCACCCGTCAGCTCGTCGAGGGCATCGGCGATCGCAAGGTCAGTGTGATCGGCGTCCCCGGCGCTCTCGCGGCCTCGGACTACGAGAAGCTCGGCGTCGCGCGCATCTCCTACGGCCCGCTCCCGCAGCGCGTGGCACTCACCGCGCTGCAGGAGCTCGCCGTCAGCCTGTACGGCGGGGGAGTCGTCCCGTCCGGACTGCCCGCGCTCAACTGA
- a CDS encoding DUF222 domain-containing protein, with the protein MVSSRSGPGSRLAVDVAGQAGSREEADLVLRSVAAEFAAALRVSDRTVQRRMTDASFLVERFPLVWRALGSGRISAGHARVICDAGEHLDDPADREAYSAEVIGFAETESANRVARWARRVAERYQARPVSDRHKDARKKRGVWVRDLPDGMAELGMCGPAALVHGAFDRITAMGKTVQEQTVPEQTVPEQTVPEQTMPEQTVQEQTGPTRADAGTHATASAPAGESPETAFGPAADAARTAGRPTGDTVAKDSRTLGQIRADLALDLLLTGAPAGHDTPAGLLGAITATVSVTVPVTTLMGRDTTPAELNGCTPIDPDTARRLAGAASGWDRILTHPITGTLLTVDRYRPSADLKRHLRARDQRCRFPTCGHAATHSDIDHHHDAAHGGATTAENLGHLCRRHHVLKHHSPWHVEPLGDGTYAWTSPTGRTYIDTPPPPHTITFTEDDTPPPF; encoded by the coding sequence ATGGTTTCCTCGCGGTCGGGTCCCGGGTCCCGGTTGGCGGTCGACGTCGCGGGCCAGGCGGGGTCTCGGGAGGAGGCGGATCTGGTGTTGCGGTCGGTCGCGGCGGAGTTCGCGGCCGCGCTGCGGGTGTCGGACCGGACGGTGCAGCGGCGGATGACGGACGCGTCGTTCCTGGTGGAGCGTTTCCCGTTGGTGTGGCGGGCGCTGGGGTCGGGGCGGATCAGTGCCGGGCATGCGCGGGTGATCTGCGACGCCGGCGAGCACCTGGACGATCCCGCGGACCGGGAGGCGTATTCGGCGGAGGTGATCGGGTTCGCGGAGACGGAGTCCGCGAACCGGGTCGCGCGGTGGGCGCGGCGGGTCGCGGAACGGTACCAGGCGCGTCCGGTCAGTGACCGGCACAAGGATGCGCGGAAGAAGCGGGGGGTGTGGGTGAGAGACCTCCCCGACGGGATGGCCGAACTCGGCATGTGCGGCCCCGCCGCGCTGGTGCATGGCGCGTTCGACCGGATCACCGCCATGGGAAAGACCGTGCAGGAACAGACGGTGCCGGAACAGACGGTGCCGGAACAGACGGTGCCGGAACAGACGATGCCGGAACAGACGGTGCAGGAACAGACGGGCCCGACCCGGGCGGATGCCGGAACGCACGCGACCGCGAGTGCGCCCGCAGGCGAGTCGCCGGAGACCGCGTTCGGCCCGGCCGCGGATGCGGCGCGGACCGCGGGACGACCGACCGGTGACACGGTCGCGAAAGACTCACGCACTCTCGGGCAGATCCGCGCGGACCTCGCCCTCGACCTGCTCCTCACCGGTGCCCCGGCCGGGCACGACACCCCCGCCGGGCTCCTCGGAGCGATCACCGCCACTGTGTCCGTGACCGTCCCGGTCACGACCCTGATGGGGCGGGACACGACGCCTGCCGAGCTGAACGGTTGCACCCCGATCGATCCCGATACGGCGAGACGCCTCGCGGGGGCGGCATCCGGGTGGGATCGCATCCTCACCCACCCGATCACCGGGACGCTTCTCACCGTCGACCGGTACCGACCGAGCGCGGACCTGAAACGCCACCTCCGGGCGCGGGACCAACGCTGCCGATTCCCCACCTGTGGCCACGCCGCCACCCACAGCGACATCGACCACCACCACGACGCCGCCCACGGCGGTGCGACGACCGCCGAGAACCTCGGCCACCTCTGCCGACGACACCACGTCCTCAAGCACCACTCGCCATGGCACGTCGAACCCCTCGGCGACGGCACCTACGCCTGGACCAGCCCCACCGGCCGCACCTACATCGACACGCCGCCGCCCCCGCACACCATCACCTTCACCGAAGACGACACCCCACCACCCTTCTGA